A genomic stretch from Thermomonospora umbrina includes:
- a CDS encoding response regulator — protein MTDAPIKVMLADDQVLVRAGFRALLDAQPDIEVVGEAGDGQEAVEQARRLRPDVLLMDIRMPRLDGLAATRQIAADERLAGVRIVILTTFELDEYVFEALRGGAGGFLVKDTEPVELIHAVRAVAAGDALLSPSVTRRLIAEFATRAKTPTPSVRLNALTDREREVMALVGEGLTNEEIAARLVVSPATAKTHVSRTMVKLGARDRAQLVVFAYESGLVRPGWL, from the coding sequence ATGACGGATGCGCCGATCAAGGTGATGCTGGCCGACGACCAGGTGCTGGTCCGGGCCGGGTTCCGGGCGCTGCTGGACGCCCAGCCCGACATCGAGGTGGTCGGCGAGGCCGGCGACGGCCAGGAGGCGGTGGAGCAGGCCCGGCGGCTGCGGCCGGACGTCCTGCTGATGGACATCCGGATGCCGCGTCTGGACGGGCTCGCCGCGACGCGGCAGATCGCCGCCGACGAGCGGCTGGCCGGGGTCCGGATCGTCATCCTGACCACGTTCGAGCTGGACGAGTACGTGTTCGAGGCCCTGCGCGGCGGGGCGGGCGGCTTCCTGGTGAAGGACACCGAGCCGGTGGAGCTGATCCACGCGGTGCGGGCGGTGGCCGCCGGGGACGCCCTGCTGTCCCCCAGCGTCACCCGGCGGCTGATCGCCGAGTTCGCCACCCGGGCCAAGACCCCGACCCCGTCGGTGCGGCTCAACGCGCTCACCGACCGGGAACGGGAGGTGATGGCGCTGGTCGGCGAGGGCCTGACCAACGAGGAGATCGCCGCACGACTGGTGGTCAGCCCCGCCACCGCCAAGACCCACGTCAGCCGCACCATGGTCAAGCTGGGGGCCCGCGACCGGGCCCAACTGGTGGTGTTCGCCTACGAGTCGGGGCTGGTCAGGCCCGGCTGGCTGTGA